A stretch of the Archangium violaceum genome encodes the following:
- a CDS encoding carboxymuconolactone decarboxylase family protein: MRLRPLMLIPPLLALSLGGCVHAIPTARASPPGEPARTSPTVADRVARGEALVSELNGGKPQPALEAMRRDFPFLAEATAAYALGDVWGRQELDVRTRQLAAMAAFASLGQLAQFKIHAGYALNAGVKPEELKEIVYLITVPAGFPRAIDASQVLKQLFDERGIELTLRETPSGSARSRSR; this comes from the coding sequence GTGCGCTTGCGTCCCCTCATGCTGATTCCCCCTCTCCTGGCACTCTCCCTCGGCGGCTGCGTGCACGCGATACCGACCGCGCGGGCCAGCCCGCCAGGAGAGCCCGCGCGTACCAGTCCCACCGTCGCCGACCGCGTCGCACGAGGCGAGGCCCTCGTGTCCGAGCTGAATGGCGGCAAGCCCCAACCGGCGCTGGAGGCGATGCGCCGCGACTTCCCATTCCTCGCCGAGGCGACGGCGGCCTACGCTCTCGGCGACGTCTGGGGACGCCAGGAGCTCGACGTGCGGACGCGCCAGCTCGCGGCGATGGCGGCGTTCGCCTCCCTGGGCCAGCTGGCCCAGTTCAAGATCCACGCGGGCTACGCGCTGAACGCCGGAGTGAAGCCGGAGGAGCTCAAGGAGATCGTCTATCTCATCACCGTGCCCGCGGGCTTCCCTCGCGCCATCGACGCGTCCCAGGTCCTGAAGCAACTGTTCGACGAACGGGGGATTGAGCTCACCCTCCGCGAAACACCTTCCGGAAGTGCTCGGTCACGAAGTCGATGA
- a CDS encoding LysR family transcriptional regulator, producing the protein MGASLDDLVAMTVFARVVEANSFSGAAARLGLSKSAVSTRITALERRLGVQLLQRTTRRLSLTHEGARLYERCAHLLSVADEASDLLGHVGTIPEGTVRVAAPVGLSLHPLVSVLEKFAERYPRVQVDLSVSDRQVDMLAEGFDVAVRLRPHPHERTLIERRLGTERTAICGAPSYFARRAPPQTPHDLTHHNCLRMKGSKWVFQGQGGAPLLVPLSGTLVADDIAVVREAALEGMGLARLPRSLIDADLREGRLVTVLDAYVPDVFTITLVYPQRKHLPHRVRVFIDFVTEHFRKVFRGG; encoded by the coding sequence GTGGGCGCATCCCTCGACGACCTCGTCGCGATGACCGTGTTCGCACGCGTCGTGGAGGCCAACTCGTTCTCGGGCGCCGCGGCCCGGCTCGGCCTGTCCAAGTCCGCGGTGAGCACCCGCATCACCGCGCTCGAGCGCAGGCTGGGCGTCCAGCTCCTCCAGCGCACCACGCGGCGGCTGTCCCTCACCCACGAGGGCGCCCGCCTCTATGAGCGCTGCGCGCACCTGCTCTCCGTAGCGGACGAGGCGTCCGATCTCCTCGGCCACGTCGGGACCATTCCGGAGGGCACCGTGCGCGTCGCCGCCCCGGTGGGCCTCTCCCTGCACCCGCTCGTCTCCGTGCTGGAGAAGTTCGCGGAGCGCTACCCCCGGGTACAGGTGGATCTGTCCGTGTCGGACCGGCAGGTGGACATGCTCGCGGAGGGCTTCGACGTGGCGGTGCGGCTCCGCCCGCATCCCCATGAGCGCACCCTCATCGAGCGCAGGCTCGGAACCGAGCGGACCGCCATCTGTGGCGCTCCCTCGTACTTCGCCAGACGCGCGCCTCCCCAGACTCCGCACGACCTGACCCATCACAACTGCCTGCGCATGAAGGGCAGCAAGTGGGTCTTCCAGGGGCAGGGCGGTGCCCCGCTCCTCGTTCCGCTCTCGGGTACGCTCGTCGCGGATGATATCGCGGTGGTGCGCGAAGCGGCGCTCGAGGGCATGGGGCTGGCGCGCCTGCCCCGGTCGCTCATCGACGCGGACCTGAGGGAGGGACGGCTCGTCACCGTCCTCGATGCCTACGTGCCCGACGTGTTCACCATCACCCTCGTCTACCCCCAGCGCAAGCACCTGCCCCACAGGGTGCGCGTGTTCATCGACTTCGTGACCGAGCACTTCCGGAAGGTGTTTCGCGGAGGGTGA
- a CDS encoding Bcr/CflA family multidrug efflux MFS transporter: MSTPPAPPRRTLLLFVLGMLTAFGALSIDMYLPSLPTIQGDLGTTASSVQLTLAAFMAGLGIGQFAYGPLSDRFGRRRPLIAGISIYILASAACAFAPSIHWLIALRFFQAVGGAAGAVIARAIVRDHYSGREIARVLSLLMLIMGAAPILAPLLGGWVLGFAGWRAIFGVLAVLGGIALVLTLVAIPGTEPATQHPKRTVTLGTNLRVLFTDRRFLAATLAGGFAQSSMFAYISGSPFVFMEIHHVAPERFAWLFAMNAAGLITASQINRRLLARFAPERIAITATLGSVLMGAGLVVLAVTGLGSVPTIAPTLLLFITSIGFVTPNAAALALEDHGARAGVASAVLGSLQFAISALASASVGLLNDGSMLPMAAVMGTCAVAAWVFALRVKAEVGKKDEESQLPPPEASLAR, from the coding sequence ATGAGCACTCCCCCCGCGCCTCCACGGCGAACCCTCCTGCTGTTCGTCCTGGGCATGTTGACGGCGTTCGGCGCGTTGTCGATCGACATGTACCTTCCGAGTCTCCCCACCATCCAGGGAGACCTCGGGACCACCGCGTCCTCGGTCCAGCTCACCCTGGCGGCGTTCATGGCGGGGCTGGGAATCGGCCAGTTCGCCTATGGCCCCCTCTCGGACAGGTTCGGGCGCCGGCGTCCGCTCATCGCGGGAATCAGCATCTACATCCTCGCGTCCGCCGCCTGCGCGTTCGCGCCGAGCATCCACTGGCTCATCGCGCTGCGGTTCTTCCAGGCGGTGGGCGGAGCCGCCGGAGCGGTCATCGCGCGGGCCATCGTCCGTGACCACTACAGTGGCCGGGAGATCGCACGCGTGCTCTCGTTGCTCATGCTCATCATGGGTGCGGCCCCCATCCTCGCGCCGCTCCTGGGTGGGTGGGTCCTCGGCTTCGCCGGGTGGAGGGCCATCTTCGGGGTGCTCGCCGTCCTCGGCGGCATCGCCCTGGTGCTCACGCTGGTGGCCATTCCCGGGACGGAGCCCGCGACCCAACACCCCAAGCGCACCGTCACGCTCGGGACGAACCTCCGTGTCCTCTTCACCGACCGGCGATTCCTCGCCGCCACGCTCGCTGGTGGCTTCGCGCAGTCCAGCATGTTCGCCTACATCTCCGGCTCGCCCTTCGTGTTCATGGAGATCCACCACGTGGCGCCGGAGCGCTTCGCGTGGCTCTTCGCCATGAACGCCGCGGGGCTCATCACCGCGAGCCAGATCAACCGGCGGCTCCTCGCCCGCTTCGCCCCCGAGCGGATCGCCATCACGGCGACGCTCGGCTCGGTGTTGATGGGAGCCGGCCTCGTGGTGCTGGCCGTGACCGGGCTCGGGAGCGTCCCGACCATCGCGCCCACGCTGCTCCTGTTCATCACGAGCATCGGTTTCGTGACGCCGAACGCGGCGGCGCTGGCCCTGGAGGATCACGGAGCCCGGGCGGGAGTGGCGTCCGCCGTCCTCGGCTCCCTGCAGTTCGCCATCTCGGCGCTGGCCTCGGCGAGCGTCGGGCTCCTCAACGATGGCAGCATGCTGCCCATGGCGGCGGTGATGGGGACGTGCGCCGTGGCGGCCTGGGTGTTCGCGCTGAGGGTCAAGGCCGAGGTGGGCAAGAAGGACGAGGAGTCCCAGCTCCCGCCCCCGGAGGCGTCCCTGGCGCGATGA
- a CDS encoding GuaB1 family IMP dehydrogenase-related protein, with protein MRFLDDQKPAHDLTYSDVFMVPGRSEVGSRLEVDLTPVDRLGTTIPLVVSNMTAVSGKRMAETVARRGAIAVLPQDIPLDIVASNISYVKSRHPIYETPITLRPGDTIQEALNLIHKRAHGAVIVVNEHEEPLGVFTENDAAGFDRFTQLQRVMSTELVTIDEGTPLEPIYDRLASKRLSCAPVVRGRRLVGVVTRKGALRSTLYKPALDARGQLLIATAIGINGDVKGKAEALLRAGTDLLVIDAAHGHQRKMLEGVELLRSLSPSVPIMAGNVVTREGTRDLIAAGADLVKVGVGPGAMCTTRMMTGVGRPQFSAVLDCSEEARKHGKHACADGGVRHPRDVALALAAGAANVMIGSWFAGTYESPADAMRDSDGRLYKENFGMASQRAVKARTRGESLFERARKELFEEGISTSRMYLDPERPGVEDILDTIIAGVRSACTYAGARTLEDFHRQAVVGVQSPAGYEEGRPVRTSW; from the coding sequence ATGCGGTTCCTCGATGACCAGAAGCCAGCCCACGATCTCACGTACAGCGACGTCTTCATGGTGCCCGGCCGCTCGGAGGTCGGCTCGCGGCTGGAAGTGGACCTGACCCCGGTCGATCGCCTGGGCACCACCATCCCCCTCGTGGTGTCCAACATGACGGCCGTCTCCGGCAAGCGCATGGCCGAGACGGTGGCGCGCCGCGGGGCCATCGCCGTGCTGCCCCAGGACATCCCGCTCGACATCGTCGCGAGCAACATCTCCTACGTGAAGTCGCGTCACCCCATCTACGAGACGCCCATCACCCTGCGCCCCGGAGACACCATCCAGGAGGCGCTCAACCTCATCCACAAGCGCGCCCACGGTGCCGTCATCGTCGTCAACGAGCACGAGGAGCCGCTCGGCGTCTTCACGGAGAACGACGCCGCGGGCTTCGATCGCTTCACCCAGCTCCAGCGGGTGATGTCCACGGAGCTCGTCACCATCGACGAGGGCACGCCGCTCGAGCCCATCTACGATCGCCTGGCCAGCAAGCGGCTCTCGTGCGCGCCCGTGGTCCGGGGGCGCCGGCTCGTCGGCGTGGTGACGCGCAAGGGCGCCCTGCGCTCGACGCTCTACAAGCCGGCGCTCGATGCCCGGGGTCAACTGCTGATCGCCACGGCGATCGGCATCAACGGCGACGTGAAGGGCAAGGCCGAGGCCCTGCTGCGCGCGGGGACGGATCTGCTCGTCATCGACGCGGCGCATGGCCACCAGCGCAAGATGCTCGAGGGCGTGGAGCTCCTCCGCTCGCTCTCCCCCTCCGTGCCCATCATGGCGGGCAACGTCGTCACCCGCGAGGGCACGCGGGATCTCATCGCGGCTGGCGCGGATCTGGTGAAGGTCGGCGTGGGACCCGGCGCCATGTGCACCACGCGCATGATGACGGGCGTGGGCCGGCCACAGTTCTCCGCGGTGCTGGACTGCTCCGAGGAGGCGCGCAAGCACGGCAAGCACGCCTGTGCGGACGGCGGTGTCCGGCACCCGCGCGACGTGGCGCTCGCGCTCGCGGCCGGCGCGGCCAACGTGATGATCGGCTCCTGGTTCGCGGGCACCTACGAGAGCCCGGCGGACGCCATGCGCGACAGCGACGGCCGGCTCTACAAGGAGAACTTCGGCATGGCCTCCCAGCGAGCCGTCAAGGCGCGCACCCGCGGCGAGTCGCTCTTCGAGCGCGCACGCAAGGAGCTCTTCGAGGAGGGCATCAGCACCTCGCGCATGTACCTGGATCCCGAGCGTCCCGGTGTCGAGGACATCCTCGACACCATCATCGCGGGCGTGCGCAGCGCCTGCACCTACGCGGGCGCGCGGACGCTCGAGGACTTCCACCGGCAGGCCGTGGTGGGGGTGCAGAGCCCGGCCGGCTACGAGGAGGGCCGCCCGGTGCGTACGAGCTGGTAG
- a CDS encoding cytochrome P450 gives MSLLERFDTLDPEVIRNPYPYFAEMREKAPLFWIERLQAHAVSRYEDAAYILKNPALFSSADIRIAGKLPSERSSLELGSVSNLLTSDPPIHTRLRGLVSRAFVPKRISEMEPRVRELTKGLVAEMTAHDEFDLMDGLGSPLPVTIIAEMLGVEPSRRRDFKRWSDSLVESGAEIIRDGKASDKNIRLGQEMLAYMTEIAEKRRREPRGDLISMLVQGGEGAEPLTPKEVNSFAILLLAAGNETTTNLIGNALVALIRNPEAYEWLRRDPTIAACAAVCEETLRYDSPVLGLTRRTTQEVELSGGKLPADSTLVVMVASANHDPRKFPNPDRFDPQRDTTGLFSFGHGIHFCLGAPLSRLEAPVALQELMARAPRLGFAQRQPEHIDYGMSFFLRGPRSLWLRKN, from the coding sequence ATGAGCCTGCTGGAGCGCTTCGACACCCTCGATCCCGAGGTGATCAGAAATCCGTACCCCTACTTCGCGGAGATGAGAGAGAAGGCGCCCCTCTTCTGGATCGAGCGCCTCCAGGCCCACGCCGTCAGCCGCTATGAGGACGCGGCGTACATCCTGAAGAACCCGGCCCTGTTCTCGTCCGCGGATATCCGCATCGCCGGCAAGCTGCCCTCGGAGCGGTCCTCCCTGGAGCTCGGCTCGGTGTCCAACCTCCTCACCTCGGATCCGCCCATCCACACGCGGCTGCGGGGCCTGGTGAGCCGCGCCTTCGTCCCCAAGCGCATCTCCGAGATGGAGCCCCGCGTTCGCGAGCTGACCAAGGGACTCGTGGCGGAGATGACCGCCCATGACGAGTTCGATCTCATGGACGGACTGGGCTCTCCCCTGCCCGTCACCATCATCGCGGAGATGCTCGGTGTGGAGCCCTCGCGGCGCCGGGATTTCAAGCGCTGGAGCGACTCGCTCGTCGAATCCGGCGCGGAGATCATCCGGGACGGGAAGGCCTCGGACAAGAACATCCGGCTCGGTCAGGAGATGCTCGCCTATATGACGGAGATCGCCGAGAAGCGCCGCCGCGAGCCTCGGGGCGACCTCATCTCCATGCTCGTCCAGGGCGGCGAGGGCGCGGAGCCGCTGACGCCCAAGGAGGTGAACTCCTTCGCCATCCTGCTGCTGGCCGCCGGTAACGAGACCACCACCAACCTGATCGGCAACGCGCTCGTCGCCCTCATCCGCAACCCGGAGGCGTACGAGTGGTTGCGGCGCGATCCCACCATCGCGGCCTGCGCCGCCGTGTGCGAGGAGACGCTGCGCTATGACTCGCCCGTGCTGGGGCTGACGCGCCGGACCACCCAGGAGGTGGAGCTGAGCGGTGGGAAGCTCCCCGCGGACTCGACGCTGGTGGTGATGGTGGCGTCCGCCAACCATGATCCACGCAAGTTCCCGAACCCGGATCGCTTCGATCCCCAGCGCGATACGACGGGGCTGTTCTCGTTCGGCCACGGCATCCACTTCTGCCTGGGAGCGCCGCTGTCGCGGTTGGAGGCGCCGGTGGCGCTTCAGGAGTTGATGGCCCGCGCGCCGCGGTTGGGCTTCGCGCAGCGCCAGCCCGAGCACATCGACTACGGAATGTCGTTCTTCCTGCGCGGGCCCCGCTCGCTCTGGCTCCGCAAGAACTGA
- a CDS encoding AraC family transcriptional regulator, whose protein sequence is MSGSNGESGNQKDSARLAELASLIERFTPGDGVHPTAIPRVSLLRAERPGEPLHVLYQPALCVIAQGSKQVMLGEEVYPYDASHYLVVSVDLPVTGQVTRATPKAPYLCFQLDLDPVELAELILKAGLPAPVQRGPSRGLFLSQTTPALLDAVLRLVRLLDAPEDIPMLAPLAIREILYRLLKGEHGWRLGQIATANSQAERIARAIAWIKSRFAEPLRIEDVAREVHMSPSSLHHQFKAVTAMSPLQYQKQLRLQEARRLLLSADVDVATAGFRVGYESPSQFGREYRRLFGTPPGRDLRRLREMEPGLLSAQ, encoded by the coding sequence GTGAGCGGTTCGAACGGTGAAAGCGGGAACCAGAAGGACTCCGCGCGCCTGGCCGAGCTGGCCTCGCTGATCGAGCGCTTCACCCCGGGCGATGGCGTGCACCCGACAGCCATTCCACGCGTGTCGCTCCTGCGCGCCGAGCGGCCGGGCGAGCCGCTGCACGTCCTCTATCAACCCGCGCTGTGCGTCATCGCCCAGGGGAGCAAGCAGGTGATGCTGGGCGAGGAGGTCTACCCGTATGACGCCTCGCACTACCTCGTGGTCTCCGTGGACCTCCCCGTCACGGGCCAGGTGACGCGAGCGACGCCCAAGGCGCCGTACCTCTGCTTCCAGCTCGATCTGGACCCCGTCGAGCTCGCCGAGCTGATCCTGAAGGCGGGCCTGCCCGCGCCGGTGCAGCGGGGCCCGTCCCGAGGCCTGTTCCTCAGCCAGACGACTCCGGCGCTGCTGGATGCGGTGCTCCGGCTGGTGCGCCTGCTGGATGCGCCCGAGGACATCCCCATGCTGGCTCCGCTGGCCATCCGCGAGATCCTCTATCGCCTGCTCAAGGGGGAGCACGGCTGGAGGCTGGGGCAGATCGCCACGGCGAACAGCCAGGCGGAGCGCATCGCCCGGGCCATCGCCTGGATCAAGAGCCGCTTCGCGGAGCCGCTGCGCATCGAGGATGTCGCGCGCGAGGTGCACATGAGCCCCTCCTCGCTGCATCACCAGTTCAAGGCCGTTACCGCCATGAGCCCGCTGCAGTATCAAAAGCAGCTCCGGCTCCAGGAGGCCCGCCGCCTCCTGCTCAGCGCGGACGTGGATGTGGCGACGGCGGGCTTCCGGGTGGGCTACGAGAGCCCCTCACAGTTCGGCCGCGAGTACCGCCGCCTGTTTGGCACGCCGCCCGGGAGGGATCTGCGACGGCTGCGGGAGATGGAGCCGGGCCTCCTGTCCGCGCAGTGA
- a CDS encoding non-ribosomal peptide synthetase → MWSVLHGPSVPLSADWTMEGALKQMMAASPARREAPALLTDEGSFSFHELSTRAHRLSRALRTRLRGTASPLPQGTPLVGVCMSRGPALIELLLAVLQAGGAYLPLDPSHPPARLAHIIADAAPSLIVTGPEHEALVRPLASTSPCWILDPRAPLEREDAAPQVPEPLSSRSPAGERPFAVLYTSGSTGRPRGVCLPHRAAQNRFQWMWRAFPFTEGEVCCFKTPLGFVDSIWELFGALLQGVPVAVAPDGLERHPERLIAFAERHGVSRLIVVPSLLRLLVPHLPPRPDAAGAPLKKLRMWTCSGEPLPPALAGTFLARRPGDVLLNLYGSTEVMGDVTAHVVRAGEDPVPIGRPLCNTTLELLDEAGAPVSAGERGTLHVRGANLALGYLGHGSASAAWAEDGRRYDTGDLCRMVRDPIDGDWTLIHEGRGDRQVKLFGNRFDLAELERTLLRCEGVMDAVALVHEDAAGPSLLGFVQPREPGAVALETLRAACAETLPPHARPALYLIERFPLLPNGKLDRQRLLALGVERATPNEDPYTAAWRAILPRTPVAEDVDFFQAGGTSLLAVDLLRRLREAGVTVSLERFYAAPSLGALRRGGGTEEATPHGLILRGVETARGEQGTAAVNLLADRFEEIDPLARVLGGTRADLHALFTSYLEACGMEGLSFVATDERGDLVGCVVAADFSRVHTHAREGRFVLAPALGPLDAVMSALSDPWCHHESDPGPGEWVYVLLLAVAGQQREVARVTRELETAVIASARARGYRGVVTVNSHALTQQVCEELGYRTEARLDVRGFVHEGTRPFAQVPEGGAELRLHVLRL, encoded by the coding sequence ATGTGGAGCGTACTTCATGGCCCCTCTGTCCCGCTCTCGGCGGACTGGACGATGGAGGGCGCGCTCAAACAGATGATGGCGGCCAGCCCCGCGCGCCGCGAAGCACCGGCACTCCTCACGGACGAGGGCTCGTTCAGCTTTCATGAGTTGAGCACCCGGGCCCATCGCCTCTCACGAGCACTGCGGACGCGGTTGCGCGGAACCGCCTCACCCCTCCCCCAGGGGACGCCGCTCGTGGGCGTGTGCATGTCGCGTGGGCCCGCGCTGATCGAGCTGCTCCTCGCCGTGCTCCAGGCGGGCGGTGCCTATCTGCCGCTCGATCCCTCTCATCCCCCCGCACGACTGGCACACATCATCGCCGATGCCGCCCCCTCCCTCATCGTAACCGGACCCGAGCACGAAGCGCTCGTGCGGCCACTCGCCTCCACGAGCCCGTGCTGGATACTCGACCCGCGTGCACCGCTCGAGCGGGAAGACGCGGCGCCCCAGGTGCCCGAGCCCCTGTCATCCAGGTCTCCAGCCGGCGAGCGCCCCTTCGCGGTGCTGTACACCTCGGGGAGCACCGGACGGCCACGCGGCGTGTGCCTGCCGCATCGGGCGGCGCAGAACCGGTTCCAGTGGATGTGGCGGGCGTTCCCCTTCACCGAGGGCGAGGTGTGCTGTTTCAAGACCCCTCTCGGCTTCGTCGACTCCATCTGGGAGTTGTTCGGCGCGCTCCTCCAGGGAGTCCCCGTGGCGGTCGCGCCCGATGGCCTCGAGAGACACCCCGAGCGGTTGATCGCCTTCGCCGAGCGCCATGGGGTGAGCCGCCTCATCGTCGTGCCCTCCCTGCTGCGGCTCCTCGTGCCGCACCTGCCGCCCCGTCCCGACGCGGCGGGCGCGCCCCTGAAGAAGCTGCGCATGTGGACATGCAGTGGCGAACCCCTGCCCCCCGCGCTCGCCGGGACATTCCTCGCGCGGCGGCCGGGCGATGTGCTGCTGAATCTCTACGGCAGCACCGAGGTCATGGGCGACGTCACCGCGCACGTGGTTCGCGCTGGGGAGGATCCGGTTCCCATCGGGCGGCCCCTCTGCAACACCACCCTCGAGCTGCTCGATGAGGCGGGAGCGCCCGTGAGTGCGGGCGAGCGAGGCACCCTCCATGTGCGAGGCGCGAACCTCGCACTCGGCTATCTCGGACACGGAAGCGCCTCCGCCGCGTGGGCGGAGGACGGACGGCGCTACGACACCGGGGACCTCTGCCGGATGGTCCGCGACCCCATCGACGGAGACTGGACACTCATCCACGAAGGCCGCGGGGATCGGCAGGTGAAGCTGTTCGGCAACCGTTTCGATCTCGCCGAGCTCGAGCGCACGCTCCTCCGGTGCGAGGGCGTCATGGACGCCGTGGCGCTGGTGCATGAAGACGCGGCGGGGCCCTCGCTGCTCGGGTTCGTCCAACCGCGCGAGCCGGGAGCGGTGGCGCTGGAGACCCTCCGAGCGGCGTGCGCCGAGACGCTACCGCCCCATGCGCGGCCTGCCCTGTATCTCATCGAGCGGTTTCCGCTGCTGCCCAATGGAAAGCTCGATCGCCAGCGATTGCTGGCGCTCGGGGTGGAGCGTGCCACTCCCAACGAGGATCCGTACACGGCCGCCTGGCGCGCGATCCTTCCCCGGACTCCAGTGGCGGAGGACGTCGACTTCTTCCAGGCGGGAGGCACCTCCCTGCTCGCGGTGGACCTGCTCCGGAGACTGCGCGAGGCAGGTGTGACGGTGTCCCTGGAGCGGTTCTACGCGGCGCCCTCTCTCGGAGCGCTGAGACGAGGGGGAGGCACGGAGGAGGCAACCCCCCACGGGCTCATCCTGCGCGGGGTCGAGACGGCGCGGGGGGAACAAGGCACGGCGGCGGTGAACCTGCTCGCCGATCGCTTCGAGGAGATCGATCCGCTCGCGCGGGTGCTTGGCGGGACGCGAGCTGATCTGCATGCGCTGTTCACCAGCTATCTCGAGGCCTGCGGGATGGAAGGTCTGTCCTTCGTGGCCACTGATGAGCGAGGAGACCTGGTGGGGTGCGTGGTGGCCGCCGATTTCTCGCGGGTGCATACCCATGCACGGGAGGGCCGCTTCGTATTGGCTCCGGCGCTCGGGCCGCTGGACGCAGTCATGAGCGCCCTCTCGGACCCCTGGTGCCACCACGAGTCGGATCCAGGACCGGGCGAATGGGTCTACGTGTTGCTGCTCGCGGTCGCGGGGCAGCAGCGCGAGGTGGCCCGGGTCACGCGCGAGCTCGAGACCGCGGTGATCGCCTCGGCCCGCGCCCGGGGCTACCGGGGAGTCGTCACGGTCAACTCTCATGCCCTGACGCAGCAGGTCTGCGAGGAGCTGGGTTATCGCACCGAGGCACGCCTGGACGTGCGTGGGTTCGTCCACGAGGGGACACGCCCCTTCGCCCAGGTGCCAGAGGGCGGCGCGGAGCTGCGGCTGCACGTCCTGCGGCTGTGA
- a CDS encoding ABC transporter ATP-binding protein, giving the protein MTAPVLEVQGLEKTYGDVRAVQGLTFQVAPGEVLGLVGPNGAGKTTTLRCLAGILPLSAGRVGVAGNDLASAPVAAKRALAFLPDEPRLFEYLTVWEHLNFVARLYGVEDWEARARALLDEMELANKEKALPGELSRGMKQKLSIACGFLHSPRLIILDEPLTGLDPLAIRRMKASLRRRAEEGTALVLSSHLLPLVEELCHRILVIAGGRVVALGTLADIRAHLSGPEGAGASLEELFIRITSAAPESRQERETS; this is encoded by the coding sequence ATGACGGCGCCGGTCCTGGAGGTGCAGGGCCTGGAGAAGACCTACGGCGACGTGAGGGCCGTGCAGGGGTTGACGTTCCAGGTCGCTCCCGGCGAGGTGCTCGGGCTGGTGGGGCCCAATGGGGCGGGGAAGACGACCACGCTGCGCTGCCTGGCGGGCATCCTGCCTCTATCGGCCGGGCGCGTGGGGGTGGCCGGGAATGATCTGGCGAGTGCCCCCGTGGCGGCCAAGCGGGCCCTGGCGTTCCTGCCCGATGAGCCGCGCCTCTTCGAGTACCTCACCGTCTGGGAGCACCTGAACTTCGTGGCCCGGCTGTACGGGGTGGAGGACTGGGAGGCGCGGGCCCGGGCGCTGCTCGACGAGATGGAGCTGGCCAACAAGGAAAAGGCCCTGCCCGGAGAGCTGTCGCGCGGGATGAAGCAGAAGCTGTCCATCGCGTGCGGCTTCCTGCACTCGCCCCGGCTCATCATCCTGGACGAGCCTCTCACGGGATTGGATCCGCTGGCCATCCGCCGCATGAAGGCTTCGTTGCGCCGGCGCGCGGAGGAGGGGACGGCGCTGGTGCTCTCCTCGCACCTGCTGCCGCTGGTGGAGGAGCTGTGCCACCGCATCCTTGTCATCGCCGGGGGGCGGGTGGTGGCGCTGGGGACGCTCGCGGACATCCGCGCGCACCTCAGTGGCCCGGAGGGAGCGGGTGCGTCGCTGGAGGAGCTGTTCATCCGCATCACCAGCGCGGCTCCCGAGTCCCGGCAGGAGCGGGAGACCTCGTGA
- a CDS encoding SDR family oxidoreductase: MSGIKEKVVVITGASSGIGEATARLLARQGAHVVLGARRTDRLEALTKAITAEGGSARYRQLDVTRREDMEAFVDFALGTFGRVDVIINNAGVMPLSMLEALKVDEWNRMIDVNIRGVLHGIAAGLPLMKKQRSGQFINLSSIGGHSVSPTAAVYCATKFAVMAISEGLRQEVGGDIRVTVISPGVTESELAESISDPLAQKTMKDFRRIAIPADSVARAIAFAIEQPADVDVSEIIVRPTASPY, from the coding sequence ATGTCCGGAATCAAGGAAAAGGTCGTTGTCATCACCGGGGCCAGCAGCGGCATTGGCGAGGCCACGGCCCGCCTGCTCGCCAGGCAGGGAGCGCACGTGGTGCTCGGTGCCCGGCGCACCGACAGACTCGAGGCGCTCACGAAGGCCATCACCGCCGAGGGAGGCTCGGCCCGGTACCGGCAGCTGGATGTGACCCGGCGCGAGGACATGGAGGCGTTCGTCGACTTCGCGCTCGGTACCTTCGGCCGCGTGGACGTGATCATCAACAACGCGGGCGTCATGCCGCTGTCCATGCTGGAGGCGCTGAAGGTCGACGAGTGGAACCGGATGATCGACGTGAACATCCGGGGGGTGCTGCATGGCATCGCCGCGGGACTGCCGCTGATGAAGAAGCAGCGGAGCGGGCAGTTCATCAACCTCTCGTCCATCGGTGGCCACAGCGTCTCGCCCACGGCGGCCGTGTACTGCGCGACCAAGTTCGCCGTCATGGCCATCTCCGAGGGGCTTCGCCAGGAGGTCGGTGGCGACATCCGGGTGACGGTGATCTCGCCGGGAGTCACCGAATCGGAGCTCGCGGAGAGCATCAGCGATCCCCTTGCCCAGAAGACGATGAAGGACTTCCGGCGGATCGCGATTCCCGCCGACTCCGTCGCCAGGGCCATCGCCTTCGCCATCGAGCAGCCCGCCGATGTCGACGTCAGCGAGATCATCGTCCGGCCCACCGCGAGCCCGTACTGA